In one window of Primulina tabacum isolate GXHZ01 chromosome 8, ASM2559414v2, whole genome shotgun sequence DNA:
- the LOC142552878 gene encoding outer envelope pore protein 24B, chloroplastic-like has translation MKASFKARYEPDKASAAATVAINAGDFKLRACMTDATVVNGPCLNGLALALEKPGFFIVDYNVPKNDFRFQFMNTVRVAEKPLNLTYIHGKGDERTIVDGCLVIDSANKVSANHVLGTGNSKLKYTYLHGGLTTFEPSYDLGKNAWDFAVSRRVFGDDVFRATYQTSSKNLGLEWSRSSKLHGSFKISASVNLAEEQKTPKLCAETTWDFEM, from the exons ATGAAAGCTTCGTTCAAAGCAAGATATGAGCCCGATAAGGCCTCCGCCGCCGCCACTGTTGCCATTAACGCCGGCGATTTCAAGCTTCGTGCGTGCATGACTGATGCCACCGTGGTCAACGGCCCCTGCTTGAACGGCTTAGCCTTAGCCCTCGAGAAACCTGGCTTCTTCATCGTCGACTATAACGTCCCCAAAAAC GATTTTAGGTTTCAGTTTATGAATACGGTTAGGGTAGCTGAGAAACCGTTGAACCTAACTTACATTCACGGCAAAGGTGATGAACGGACGATAGTGGATGGATGTTTGGTGATTGATTCGGCCAATAAAGTTTCAGCTAATCATGTGCTTGGTACTGGTAATTCTAAGTTGAAGTATACTTATTTGCACGGAGGGTTGACGACTTTTGAGCCCAGCTACGATCTGGGGAAGAATGCTTGGGATTTTGCTGTTTCACGCAGGGTTTTTGGTGATGACGTGTTTCGGGCTACATATCAGACCTCTAGCAAGAACTTGGGGCTTGAGTGGTCGCGCAGCTCTAAGCTGCACGGTTCGTTTAAG ATTTCAGCATCTGTCAACTTAGCGGAGGAACAAAAAACACCCAAGCTGTGTGCTGAGACTACCTGGGACTTCGAAATGTGA